In Pseudomonadota bacterium, one DNA window encodes the following:
- a CDS encoding MoaD/ThiS family protein — MKVELDGKVHEFQKPMTVSKLLEQLSLSRETHLVIVNDRLVTEDYRLGKDDNIKFIRVVSGG; from the coding sequence ATGAAAGTTGAACTGGATGGTAAGGTACATGAGTTTCAAAAACCGATGACAGTTTCAAAGTTGCTTGAGCAACTCTCGTTGAGCAGAGAAACCCACCTTGTGATTGTAAATGACAGACTTGTTACGGAGGATTACAGGTTGGGGAAGGATGATAATATAAAATTTATAAGGGTGGTATCTGGCGGGTGA
- a CDS encoding diguanylate cyclase — MGMVDSFSQLIFNIYEAFTVALFVKDGENLKCLSSVTFANSFDKSRGIPIEGTLPGWVIKHNEPLIIPNFDKEEDTLGYYGTTEGIKSFMGYPMEGDGVIVVDSKRKWVFTDKEKKILGNFATVIRQEIEREKRYQEIDEKNEELYVERRMINLFNELNLSKVSINEIFKEALNLSGADFCFVGMERNGRMFVHEVYGISGDEYIMKECPPGNSIASIVMEGGRELLLPYNSGYLREKPLFFQGEAIKARQFFGFPLITGDVPLGAVGFVSLSELRLKEQSIGVLRDISTFLSLYYTFLWMKENLEKLKDFEPVTGSIQFPSFLGIVEKIIKKGDRFSLLSVKLSDLKVYNKRMGYEFTNSLLKKVFQIIRYCVGNNALIARKGGGHFYVLFRGSEMVEIKNVLKVLNYTISKGISEDKTLDRSATVESGMSSFPEDGKSLWELLDKAEEKIK; from the coding sequence ATGGGCATGGTAGACAGCTTTTCACAACTCATCTTCAATATTTATGAGGCATTTACGGTTGCTCTATTTGTAAAGGATGGTGAGAACCTGAAATGTCTTTCTTCTGTAACATTCGCAAATAGTTTTGATAAGAGTAGAGGTATACCGATTGAAGGGACACTCCCTGGATGGGTGATAAAACATAATGAACCCCTTATCATACCGAATTTTGACAAAGAGGAGGATACACTCGGTTATTATGGAACTACTGAGGGGATTAAGTCCTTCATGGGATACCCCATGGAGGGTGATGGTGTAATCGTTGTTGACAGCAAGAGGAAGTGGGTATTTACGGATAAGGAAAAGAAGATCCTTGGAAATTTTGCTACTGTGATTCGTCAGGAGATTGAAAGGGAGAAGAGATACCAGGAAATAGACGAAAAGAATGAAGAACTATATGTTGAAAGAAGAATGATAAATCTTTTCAATGAGCTCAATCTGTCGAAGGTCTCAATTAATGAGATATTTAAAGAGGCCCTGAATCTTTCGGGTGCAGATTTTTGTTTTGTTGGCATGGAGAGAAACGGCAGGATGTTTGTCCATGAAGTATATGGAATCAGCGGCGATGAATATATAATGAAGGAATGCCCCCCGGGAAATAGCATTGCTTCCATAGTAATGGAAGGAGGAAGAGAACTCTTACTCCCTTACAATAGTGGATACTTAAGGGAGAAGCCCCTGTTCTTCCAGGGGGAAGCGATAAAGGCGAGACAGTTCTTTGGATTTCCACTCATAACAGGGGATGTACCCCTTGGAGCCGTTGGTTTTGTTTCGTTATCCGAGCTCCGCTTAAAGGAACAGTCTATAGGGGTTTTGAGGGATATTTCTACCTTCTTATCCCTTTATTATACCTTCCTGTGGATGAAGGAGAATCTCGAGAAATTAAAAGATTTTGAGCCTGTCACCGGCTCTATCCAGTTTCCGAGTTTTCTCGGGATAGTGGAAAAGATTATTAAAAAGGGTGACAGATTTTCCCTCTTATCGGTTAAACTATCTGACCTCAAAGTGTATAATAAGAGAATGGGGTATGAATTTACGAACAGTCTTTTAAAAAAGGTCTTTCAGATTATCAGGTATTGTGTGGGTAATAATGCCCTCATCGCAAGGAAAGGGGGCGGCCATTTCTATGTGCTATTCAGGGGTAGTGAAATGGTGGAAATCAAGAATGTTCTGAAGGTTTTGAATTACACAATCAGTAAGGGTATATCAGAGGATAAGACGTTAGACAGGAGCGCTACCGTAGAATCAGGGATGTCAAGTTTTCCGGAGGATGGTAAGAGCCTCTGGGAACTTTTGGATAAGGCAGAAGAGAAAATAAAATAA
- a CDS encoding rod shape-determining protein — protein MGFLKRLFSFFSTHFAMDLGTANTLIYMKGEGIILNEPSVVAIETNTGKLIAVGKEAKEYIGRTPPNISAIRPLKDGVIADFDVTKAMIKHFLSLVKRDRKVSNPKMVVGVPSGITQVEKKAVVDACFQVGIREVYLIEEPMAAAIGAELPIELPRGNMVVDIGGGTTEVAIISLSAIAYSESLRVAGDEMDESIVRYLQKKYQMAIGIIAAEKIKIEGASVYPDDSRNDYISIVGKDLVTGIPKTIKITKDEIREAIEEPVSAIIDSIMRALEKLPPEFVSDLSESGMTLTGGGALLNGLDQRIEAETGIKVHRADDPLISVTLGGGKALEDMNKYKRVFIN, from the coding sequence ATGGGTTTTTTAAAGAGATTATTCAGTTTTTTTTCCACACATTTTGCTATGGACCTTGGCACTGCAAATACACTGATATACATGAAGGGTGAGGGCATCATCCTTAATGAACCATCGGTGGTGGCCATTGAGACCAATACCGGAAAGCTCATTGCAGTTGGAAAAGAGGCAAAAGAATACATCGGGAGAACGCCTCCGAATATAAGTGCAATAAGACCACTGAAGGATGGGGTAATTGCAGATTTTGATGTAACAAAGGCAATGATAAAGCATTTTTTATCACTCGTTAAAAGGGACAGAAAGGTTTCGAATCCGAAGATGGTTGTCGGGGTGCCCTCAGGGATTACACAGGTTGAGAAGAAGGCAGTGGTAGATGCATGCTTTCAGGTGGGTATAAGAGAGGTATATCTTATAGAGGAACCGATGGCCGCTGCAATCGGTGCAGAATTGCCCATAGAACTTCCAAGGGGAAACATGGTTGTAGACATAGGGGGAGGAACAACAGAGGTTGCAATCATCAGTCTTTCTGCAATCGCATATAGTGAATCCCTGAGGGTTGCAGGTGATGAGATGGATGAATCCATAGTGAGATACCTGCAAAAGAAATACCAGATGGCTATCGGGATAATTGCAGCAGAAAAGATCAAGATAGAAGGTGCCTCTGTGTATCCAGACGACTCCCGGAATGATTATATAAGTATCGTGGGGAAGGACCTGGTAACCGGTATACCGAAGACTATAAAGATAACGAAGGATGAAATCAGAGAAGCAATAGAAGAACCGGTATCTGCAATAATAGATTCCATAATGAGGGCGCTGGAGAAGCTGCCCCCCGAGTTTGTTTCAGATTTGAGCGAATCAGGTATGACACTGACAGGCGGTGGTGCCCTCCTCAACGGGCTTGACCAGAGGATAGAGGCAGAGACAGGTATAAAGGTTCATCGGGCGGACGACCCCCTAATATCGGTTACTCTTGGTGGTGGGA